In a single window of the Bacillus mycoides genome:
- a CDS encoding FecCD family ABC transporter permease, with product MKNLFNKDKKRAITVTTIFGCISIAVVLISLNTGTLSIAPFKVIQTLFGYGDFESATVLYDYRMPRIIITMLAGIGLGVSGAILQGLSRNALADPGILGLHSGASFGLIVFVTFFHSINESASILIPLFTFGGGVLAAFLIVLLASDRSKGLLPIRLILVGIAVSAGFSALSLFFSLKLNDETYTFASRWLVGNVWGRDWIHVLALLPWILILTPYAWLKSKTLNALSLGDSVAAGLGVSVQKERLLLLATAVGLSCASVSMAGGIGFIGLVSPHIARKLVGSTYQHFLPLAGIIGMIILVLADTIGRSLFEPNSIPAGVVVAALGAPYFLYLLTKTK from the coding sequence GTGAAGAATCTTTTTAACAAGGATAAAAAGAGGGCTATTACTGTAACTACAATTTTCGGATGTATAAGTATTGCTGTAGTTTTGATTAGCTTAAATACAGGTACACTGAGTATTGCACCATTCAAAGTAATTCAAACGCTTTTTGGCTATGGTGATTTTGAGAGTGCAACCGTGCTATACGATTATCGTATGCCAAGAATTATAATTACAATGTTAGCAGGTATTGGCCTTGGGGTTTCCGGTGCGATTTTGCAAGGATTATCTCGGAATGCTCTCGCAGATCCTGGTATTCTTGGATTACACTCGGGTGCATCTTTCGGGCTTATTGTATTTGTTACTTTCTTTCATTCTATTAACGAGAGTGCATCGATTTTAATACCGTTATTTACATTTGGCGGAGGAGTGTTAGCTGCATTTCTTATTGTTTTGCTTGCGAGTGATCGGTCGAAAGGTTTACTTCCCATTAGACTTATTCTTGTTGGTATTGCAGTTTCAGCTGGTTTTAGTGCACTTTCGTTATTTTTCTCGCTCAAGTTAAATGATGAGACGTATACATTCGCTTCTAGGTGGTTAGTTGGTAACGTGTGGGGAAGAGATTGGATTCATGTCCTAGCGTTATTACCTTGGATTTTGATACTAACTCCGTACGCATGGCTGAAATCCAAAACGTTAAATGCACTGTCACTAGGTGATAGTGTAGCAGCAGGACTTGGTGTATCTGTTCAAAAAGAACGGTTACTGCTTTTAGCTACAGCGGTAGGATTGTCTTGTGCAAGTGTATCAATGGCAGGGGGAATTGGCTTTATCGGCTTAGTTTCTCCGCATATCGCAAGAAAGTTAGTAGGTAGTACATATCAACATTTCCTTCCGTTAGCTGGCATAATTGGAATGATTATTTTAGTACTCGCGGATACGATAGGGCGATCTTTATTTGAGCCAAACTCTATTCCAGCTGGCGTAGTAGTAGCGGCTTTAGGTGCGCCATATTTTCTTTATTTACTTACAAAAACAAAATAA
- a CDS encoding iron-hydroxamate ABC transporter substrate-binding protein has product MKKKLTILFSIMFILVLSACGQTKSSEEATKKTEKSNDPKIASMSIHLTNNLLALGITPVGSVIGGDLKDFLPHVKEQLKDTKKLGVVTDPNMEALLQLKPSEIYVDEKYAGKDLTKYEKIAKTHTFNLDEGTWRDHLKEVGKLVNREKEADKYIQDYEEQSKRVKSLIDKELGNNEKVMAIRVTAKELRVFSTKRPMGPILFQDLGLQPANGVEKIDGNRPFEVISQEVLPDFDADAIFVVVNRDDKAKAAFKQLQETPIWKDLKAVKGKHVYIINDQPWLDYSALGNKMAMDEAEKMFTK; this is encoded by the coding sequence ATGAAAAAGAAACTTACTATTTTATTTAGCATTATGTTTATTTTAGTATTATCAGCATGTGGTCAAACGAAATCTAGTGAAGAGGCAACTAAAAAAACTGAAAAAAGTAATGATCCAAAAATTGCTTCTATGTCTATTCATTTAACGAATAACTTACTTGCATTAGGAATTACACCGGTAGGTTCTGTAATTGGTGGAGATTTAAAAGATTTCTTACCTCACGTGAAAGAACAGTTGAAAGATACGAAGAAACTGGGCGTTGTAACAGATCCGAATATGGAAGCATTACTACAATTAAAGCCATCTGAAATTTATGTGGATGAAAAATATGCTGGCAAAGATTTAACGAAATACGAAAAAATTGCAAAAACACATACTTTTAATTTAGATGAAGGTACGTGGAGAGATCATTTAAAAGAAGTAGGTAAACTTGTAAACCGTGAGAAAGAAGCAGATAAATATATTCAAGACTATGAAGAACAATCAAAACGAGTAAAAAGTTTAATAGATAAAGAGTTAGGTAATAACGAAAAAGTAATGGCAATTCGCGTTACTGCAAAAGAATTACGTGTATTTAGTACGAAAAGACCGATGGGACCAATTCTATTCCAAGACTTAGGATTACAACCTGCAAATGGTGTAGAGAAAATTGATGGAAACCGTCCTTTCGAAGTAATTTCACAAGAAGTATTACCTGACTTTGATGCGGATGCTATTTTCGTTGTCGTAAACAGAGACGATAAAGCAAAAGCAGCATTTAAACAACTGCAAGAAACACCAATTTGGAAAGACTTAAAAGCTGTTAAAGGTAAGCACGTATACATTATTAATGATCAACCATGGCTTGACTATTCTGCTTTAGGTAACAAAATGGCAATGGATGAAGCAGAGAAAATGTTTACGAAATAA
- a CDS encoding GNAT family N-acetyltransferase yields the protein MTMNLFQNKTIKLSAIREADAEVMAMWQEDSEYLRNVDKDLAFPQSLHEIASDGLLKGRRSNSVSFMLRTVQDDRLIGFVAIHGIEWNNRTGLLAIGIGEANDRGKGFGREAVHLILKYAFYEMNLHRVGLDVISYNKAAIVLYKKMGFQMEGCMREAVQRDGKCFDRMIMGILRDEWIELQN from the coding sequence ATGACGATGAATCTTTTTCAAAATAAAACTATTAAGTTATCAGCTATTAGAGAAGCAGATGCTGAAGTAATGGCTATGTGGCAAGAGGATAGTGAGTACTTAAGAAATGTAGATAAAGACTTGGCATTCCCGCAATCGTTACATGAAATAGCGAGTGATGGGCTATTAAAGGGACGGAGATCGAATAGTGTTTCTTTCATGTTAAGAACAGTTCAAGATGATCGCTTAATTGGTTTTGTTGCAATTCACGGCATAGAGTGGAATAACAGAACAGGTCTATTAGCAATTGGTATAGGAGAGGCAAATGATAGAGGAAAAGGGTTTGGGAGAGAAGCAGTGCATCTTATTTTAAAGTATGCGTTCTATGAAATGAATCTACACCGCGTCGGTCTCGATGTTATTTCTTATAATAAAGCAGCCATTGTACTGTATAAAAAGATGGGATTTCAGATGGAAGGATGTATGAGGGAAGCAGTTCAAAGAGATGGAAAGTGTTTTGATCGTATGATTATGGGGATATTGCGTGATGAATGGATAGAGCTGCAGAACTAG
- a CDS encoding DUF4440 domain-containing protein codes for MEGLSSLRECLYQLEERLLKPGVRTSQKELKKILAADFFEFGSSGKVLYKNEDIDKNGIGVVKMTLSDFEVHPLSKDVALTTYQIFNEMNNQHSLRSSIWKFREGRWQMYFHQGTPAKF; via the coding sequence ATGGAAGGTTTATCTTCATTAAGAGAGTGTTTATATCAGCTAGAGGAACGATTACTTAAACCAGGGGTTCGCACATCTCAAAAGGAGCTTAAAAAGATACTTGCCGCTGATTTTTTTGAGTTTGGGAGTTCTGGTAAAGTTTTATATAAAAATGAGGATATCGATAAAAATGGAATTGGTGTGGTAAAAATGACTTTGAGTGATTTTGAAGTACATCCATTATCCAAAGATGTAGCATTAACTACTTATCAAATATTCAATGAAATGAATAATCAACACTCGTTACGTAGTTCGATATGGAAATTTAGAGAAGGAAGATGGCAAATGTATTTTCATCAAGGTACACCTGCTAAATTTTAG
- a CDS encoding ArsB/NhaD family transporter, translated as MEQSAHEVANWQYYFTIAVFLVTYGFIISEKLNRAVIALFGAAIMIIFGIVDLHTAFTSHIQWETITLLIGMMILVHITSQSGVFEFVAIKAAKAAGGKPIRILLLLSLLTAVGSAFLDNVTTVLLIVPVTLSITRILKVNPVPYLISEVLFSNIGGTATLIGDPPNIMIGSANKHLDFNAFLLNLAPIVIIISIVTLGIIYFMYRNKLKTTPEQIEKLMALNEKDYIKDQSLLLKSITILGLTILGFVLHSIIHVDAAVIAMTGATLLMLIGVKEHDIEDVFAHVEWVTIFFFAGLFVLVGGLIDIGLISSLAKEVLDVTNGDIGFAAILILWVSGIASATIDNIPFVATMIPLIQDLATGLGLSVDSPQIEVLWWALSLGACLGGNGTLIGASANVVVAGIAKREGHGFSYMDFLKIGFPLTIIALLLSHAYIYLRYLM; from the coding sequence TTGGAACAATCAGCACATGAAGTAGCAAATTGGCAATATTATTTTACAATTGCCGTATTTTTAGTCACGTACGGTTTTATTATTTCTGAGAAATTGAATCGTGCTGTAATCGCACTATTCGGTGCTGCTATTATGATTATTTTTGGAATTGTAGATTTACATACTGCTTTCACATCGCATATTCAATGGGAAACGATTACCCTTTTAATTGGGATGATGATTCTCGTACATATTACGAGTCAATCAGGCGTATTTGAATTTGTAGCCATAAAAGCAGCAAAAGCAGCTGGCGGAAAACCAATCCGCATTTTATTATTACTATCCCTATTAACTGCTGTCGGTTCTGCATTTTTGGACAACGTAACAACCGTATTATTAATCGTACCTGTTACACTATCCATTACACGTATTTTAAAAGTAAATCCTGTTCCTTATTTAATTTCAGAAGTACTATTTTCAAATATAGGCGGAACAGCAACATTAATTGGTGACCCGCCGAACATTATGATTGGATCAGCTAATAAGCATTTAGACTTTAATGCCTTTTTACTAAACTTAGCTCCAATCGTAATCATTATTTCTATCGTTACACTTGGCATTATTTACTTCATGTATCGCAACAAACTAAAAACAACGCCTGAGCAAATCGAAAAGCTAATGGCATTAAATGAAAAAGATTATATTAAAGATCAGAGCCTCCTTTTAAAATCCATTACGATTTTAGGACTAACTATTTTAGGCTTTGTACTTCATTCTATTATTCATGTAGACGCTGCCGTTATTGCGATGACAGGTGCTACACTTCTTATGTTAATCGGTGTGAAAGAACATGATATTGAAGATGTATTTGCCCACGTTGAATGGGTAACAATTTTCTTCTTCGCTGGACTATTCGTTCTCGTTGGCGGATTAATTGATATCGGACTTATTTCTTCACTCGCAAAAGAAGTACTCGACGTAACAAATGGCGATATCGGTTTCGCTGCTATACTTATCTTATGGGTATCTGGCATCGCATCTGCGACAATTGATAACATCCCATTTGTCGCAACGATGATTCCACTTATTCAAGATTTAGCTACAGGACTCGGACTATCTGTCGATTCTCCGCAAATTGAAGTACTATGGTGGGCGTTATCACTTGGAGCTTGCCTAGGAGGCAACGGAACATTAATTGGAGCATCAGCAAACGTAGTCGTTGCTGGTATTGCAAAACGTGAAGGACATGGGTTCTCTTATATGGACTTCTTAAAAATCGGTTTCCCCTTAACGATCATTGCGCTATTGTTATCACATGCTTACATTTATTTACGTTATTTAATGTAG
- a CDS encoding YojF family protein has translation MEIVKDSSLIQNEIERFVNKDVYIHLETTNGAYASHFNEKMMTVGAFIRNAIIRFERGKITGTNPYRVGLKMDHGWVYAEGITHWEVDDKERLLLAGHDNQGRLAVALELSLTPFK, from the coding sequence ATGGAAATAGTAAAAGATAGTTCTCTTATTCAAAATGAAATTGAACGTTTTGTAAATAAAGATGTATATATTCATTTAGAAACGACGAATGGAGCGTATGCGTCACACTTTAATGAAAAGATGATGACAGTAGGAGCATTCATTCGAAATGCAATTATTCGCTTTGAGCGTGGGAAAATAACTGGAACAAACCCATACCGAGTTGGTTTGAAAATGGATCATGGCTGGGTATATGCAGAAGGCATTACGCACTGGGAAGTAGACGATAAAGAGCGTTTATTACTAGCAGGGCATGATAACCAAGGCCGCTTAGCGGTAGCGCTTGAGCTAAGCTTAACGCCATTTAAGTAA
- the bshB2 gene encoding bacillithiol biosynthesis deacetylase BshB2, with product MERHVLVVFPHPDDEAFAAGGTIRLLTDQGVPVTYACGTLGQMGRNMGKNVFANRETIPNIREKELKDACEAMGIQDLRMLGFHDKTLEFEDVDFVADKIEAIIQEVNPSRIITFYPEHGVHPDHDAFGRAVVRAVSRMPKEERPAIHAVAITRNREAVLGEPDVVNNISEVFEHKLAALGAHRSQTEAMLEETHAKIKNKDAATLKWLQLEQFWTYKWE from the coding sequence ATGGAGAGACATGTACTTGTTGTATTTCCGCATCCAGATGATGAAGCATTTGCTGCGGGAGGAACAATTCGCTTATTAACAGATCAAGGAGTACCTGTAACGTACGCATGTGGTACTCTTGGACAAATGGGACGTAACATGGGGAAAAACGTATTCGCTAACCGTGAAACGATTCCAAATATACGTGAAAAAGAATTAAAAGATGCATGTGAAGCGATGGGGATTCAAGATTTAAGAATGCTCGGTTTCCATGATAAAACGTTAGAATTTGAAGATGTTGATTTTGTTGCCGATAAAATCGAAGCGATTATTCAAGAAGTAAATCCATCTCGAATTATTACATTTTATCCAGAACACGGCGTACATCCGGATCATGATGCATTTGGCCGCGCTGTAGTTCGCGCTGTATCACGTATGCCTAAAGAAGAACGTCCAGCCATTCATGCGGTTGCGATTACGAGAAATCGCGAAGCAGTACTCGGTGAACCGGATGTTGTAAATAATATTAGTGAAGTATTTGAACATAAATTAGCTGCACTAGGCGCGCATCGTTCACAAACGGAAGCGATGCTAGAAGAAACGCATGCAAAAATAAAAAACAAAGACGCAGCAACATTAAAATGGCTGCAACTTGAACAGTTTTGGACTTATAAATGGGAGTAG